One genomic window of Tachypleus tridentatus isolate NWPU-2018 chromosome 12, ASM421037v1, whole genome shotgun sequence includes the following:
- the LOC143233064 gene encoding uncharacterized protein LOC143233064: MYENMTFHQREPKGPLNLPIPAARMRTSLPTNFKHVYQNIQHDVRNDTSTTSTISSETNLPRPRKFKHLNIKSLRPTHGKSTKPINPIINLPVILSRSFIKPLDKNQNQQTNMNLDTESSEKFKTSSDDKHMASEQLSKNPSFSTNNEGLVYADLSLSHSGARPVCRRNAPTEYATLNFTEEAEYVAQTVQPRHK; the protein is encoded by the exons ATGTATGAGAATATGACATTTCACCAAAGAGAACCCAAGGGG CCACTAAATTTACCTATACCTGCGGCACGCATGCGTACATCACTACCAACTAATTTCAAACATGTTTACCAGAATATTCAACATGACGTCAGAAACGACACTTCTACCACATCCACGATCAGTTCAGAGACTAATTTACCTCGTCCAcgaaaatttaaacatttgaatatCAAGAGCCTTCGACCAACTCATGGGAAATCCACAAAACCCATAAACCCAATCATTAATCTTCCTGTTATTTTATCGCGTTCATTTATAAAACCTCTCGACAAGAACCAAAATCAACAAACCAATATGAACCTTGACACGGAGAGCAGTGAGAAATTTAAAACTTCTTCCGACGATAAGCATATGGCTTCAGAACAACTTTCCAAG AACCCCTCATTCTCAACTAATAACGAAGGTCTGGTCTACGCTGATTTATCTTTGTCACACAGTGGTGCAAGACCCGTATGTAGGAGAAACGCACCAACTGAATACGCTACGCTGAATTTCACAGAGGAAGCGGAGTACGTAGCTCAAA